A stretch of Carnobacterium iners DNA encodes these proteins:
- a CDS encoding PTS sugar transporter subunit IIC produces MKDKVAYTGKDYLNKVLSGTASGIVIGLIANAILGSVFKALIPYGSIFVLLASVVMIMQFITPVIIGVLVGLQFKLNGMESVVVGAAAFLGSGAYKVTETGVQLVGIGDLINVMLISAIAVFVTRLLQGKLGSLTLILMPIIVSVGVGTLGLIILPYVGIITSTIGSVINSFTSLQPLLMTILIAIAFSIIIISPISTVAIGIAIGVTGLGAGAAAVGITACTAILVIGSLRINKTGTTLAILLGAMKMMIPNLIKHPKIVIPVVINAFFSGIGVYMLTIQGTPQSAGFGIVGLVGPIQSFNMGASLISVLLAYFVIPFVGGFIIDFVCTKVLHLYEHDIFEFIPASN; encoded by the coding sequence ATGAAAGACAAGGTTGCATATACAGGAAAAGATTACTTAAATAAAGTTTTATCAGGGACAGCATCAGGGATTGTGATAGGGTTAATTGCAAATGCAATCTTGGGATCTGTATTCAAGGCACTTATACCTTACGGATCAATATTCGTATTATTAGCGAGTGTCGTAATGATTATGCAATTTATCACCCCAGTGATTATTGGCGTTCTAGTAGGACTTCAGTTTAAATTAAATGGAATGGAAAGTGTCGTTGTAGGGGCAGCTGCCTTTTTAGGATCAGGAGCTTATAAAGTTACTGAAACAGGAGTGCAGCTAGTTGGTATTGGAGATTTAATCAACGTTATGCTTATCTCTGCAATCGCAGTATTTGTCACACGTCTTTTACAAGGTAAGTTGGGTTCGCTAACACTTATTCTAATGCCCATTATCGTCAGCGTAGGCGTAGGTACATTAGGCTTAATTATACTTCCATATGTGGGTATTATCACTTCTACAATTGGAAGTGTTATTAATAGCTTTACTTCTTTACAGCCCTTACTAATGACCATTTTAATTGCTATTGCTTTTTCAATCATCATTATTTCACCCATTTCAACTGTTGCGATAGGAATTGCTATCGGAGTGACAGGACTGGGTGCTGGAGCAGCTGCAGTAGGGATTACAGCATGTACAGCTATTTTGGTAATTGGTTCTTTAAGAATTAACAAAACTGGAACAACTTTAGCCATTTTACTAGGAGCTATGAAAATGATGATTCCTAACTTAATTAAGCACCCAAAAATTGTAATCCCAGTCGTAATTAATGCTTTCTTTTCAGGTATAGGAGTTTACATGTTGACTATTCAAGGAACACCACAATCTGCTGGATTTGGAATTGTTGGCTTAGTCGGACCAATTCAATCATTTAATATGGGAGCAAGTTTAATAAGTGTTCTTTTAGCGTACTTTGTAATACCTTTTGTAGGTGGTTTTATTATTGATTTTGTTTGCACTAAAGTATTACACCTTTATGAGCATGATATCTTTGAATTTATACCAGCTTCAAATTAA
- the nrdF gene encoding class 1b ribonucleoside-diphosphate reductase subunit beta: MSLKHKVINWDKIEDELDDYVWDKATSQFWLDTRVPISNDLADWRDLSAVEQEIIKKVVGGLALLDTLQSEEGVNAMREDVRTHKEAAIMNNFLFMETIHAKSYGTILTSLNSIKSINEIYDWMNNDERMQYKVKRINDIYKTGNALQKKIASIFLEGVLYYSNFFAPLWYRGSNKLSNLAELIKLIIRDESVHGTYLGYKFRLTYNELPEEDQEELNSWMYELLEDLMENELAYTEEIYSPIGMVDDVKTFVRYNANKSLQNMGFLAYYENADLDDVNPIVMNGISIETANHDFFSQVGAGYLMGNAETMLDEDYDF; this comes from the coding sequence ATGAGCTTAAAACATAAAGTTATAAACTGGGATAAAATTGAAGACGAGTTAGATGATTATGTTTGGGATAAAGCAACTTCTCAATTCTGGTTAGATACTCGTGTACCTATTTCAAATGACCTTGCTGACTGGCGAGATCTTTCAGCTGTCGAACAAGAGATTATTAAAAAGGTCGTGGGAGGATTAGCCCTGTTGGACACTTTGCAGTCTGAAGAGGGGGTCAATGCTATGCGAGAGGATGTTCGTACTCATAAAGAAGCGGCTATTATGAATAATTTTTTATTTATGGAAACCATTCATGCTAAAAGTTACGGAACAATCTTAACTTCTTTGAATAGCATTAAAAGTATTAATGAGATTTATGATTGGATGAATAACGATGAACGGATGCAGTACAAAGTAAAAAGGATTAACGATATCTATAAAACAGGCAATGCTTTGCAAAAGAAGATTGCTAGCATATTCTTAGAAGGTGTTTTGTATTACAGTAATTTTTTTGCTCCTTTATGGTACCGTGGCAGCAATAAATTGTCTAACTTAGCTGAACTAATTAAGTTAATTATTCGTGATGAATCAGTGCATGGCACTTATTTAGGGTACAAGTTTCGATTAACCTACAATGAATTACCTGAAGAAGATCAGGAAGAATTAAATAGTTGGATGTACGAATTGTTAGAAGATCTGATGGAAAATGAATTAGCTTATACTGAAGAAATATACAGCCCAATAGGCATGGTTGATGATGTTAAAACGTTCGTTCGATACAATGCCAATAAATCTTTACAAAATATGGGTTTTCTAGCGTATTATGAAAATGCTGACTTGGATGATGTTAATCCTATTGTTATGAATGGGATTTCCATTGAAACAGCTAACCATGATTTCTTTTCACAAGTTGGAGCAGGATATCTGATGGGGAATGCTGAAACGATGCTGGATGAAGACTATGACTTTTAA
- a CDS encoding ribonucleotide-diphosphate reductase subunit beta, whose translation MSYLHYKAINWNEIEDNLDHLTWEKLTSLFWLDTRIPVSNDKKNWDNLSETEKDVFKKALIGLASIATFQSEKGYLVIKEGQHTQQETAIYNNIQFIESVHAKAYNTILIEFEKSKEVEMILNWAEENSEIQYKLDRILEIYKTGSTLQKRAANLILEGILTCSGSFTPLMYWTQSEFLNVSEIIKLVLMNESLHCFYISHKFRLGYSELPQQEKIELREWVLDLITDLVNNELSYVEKIYNGTGWLEEVKAFVQQQANKVLTSLDFNPLYPEVVESNTYIDSINNILEKVTHHDEITYQSSVSLKVDREDVMSEEDYNF comes from the coding sequence ATGTCTTATTTACACTACAAGGCGATTAACTGGAATGAGATCGAAGATAATTTAGATCATTTAACTTGGGAGAAATTAACCTCACTATTTTGGCTAGATACAAGAATTCCTGTTTCGAATGATAAAAAAAATTGGGATAATCTATCAGAAACTGAAAAAGATGTATTTAAGAAAGCTTTAATTGGATTAGCTTCTATTGCTACTTTCCAATCTGAAAAAGGTTATCTGGTAATAAAAGAAGGTCAGCATACTCAACAAGAAACTGCGATTTACAATAACATTCAATTTATTGAATCGGTTCATGCGAAAGCTTATAACACTATTCTTATTGAATTTGAAAAGTCAAAAGAAGTAGAGATGATTTTAAATTGGGCTGAAGAGAATTCAGAAATTCAATACAAATTGGATCGCATTCTTGAAATTTATAAAACAGGCAGTACACTTCAAAAGAGAGCAGCGAATTTAATTTTAGAAGGGATTTTAACATGTAGCGGTTCCTTTACTCCGTTGATGTACTGGACACAGAGTGAGTTCTTAAATGTCTCTGAAATCATAAAATTAGTCCTTATGAATGAATCGTTGCATTGTTTTTACATCAGTCACAAGTTTCGTTTAGGTTACTCTGAATTACCACAGCAAGAAAAAATAGAGTTAAGAGAGTGGGTTTTAGATTTAATTACCGACCTAGTAAACAATGAATTAAGTTATGTAGAAAAAATTTACAATGGAACTGGCTGGCTAGAAGAAGTTAAAGCCTTTGTTCAGCAGCAGGCTAATAAAGTTCTTACAAGTTTAGATTTTAACCCTCTTTACCCAGAAGTAGTGGAAAGTAATACCTATATCGATTCAATAAATAATATTCTAGAGAAAGTGACTCATCATGATGAAATCACTTATCAATCTAGTGTGAGCTTAAAAGTAGATAGAGAGGATGTAATGAGTGAAGAAGATTATAACTTTTAA
- the nrdE gene encoding class 1b ribonucleoside-diphosphate reductase subunit alpha, protein MLNQKKLIKSPETYFYLNNLVNIPVNGEIPLHRDQEALKAYFEEEIIPNTLLFDSLEEKLTFMIENNYIDVAILNLYTQAKNNEYDNAFIKSLFKKIYAANFKFKSFMGAYKFYSQYALKTNDNLKYLERFEDRVAFNALYLGNGDKQLAMQLAEELISQRYQPATPTFLNAGKKKRGEMISCFLIDIGDSMLSIGRGVNSALQLSRIGGGVGVNLSNIRSAGDPIKGILNASSGVLPVMKLLEDSFSYSNQLGQRNGAGVVYLNVFHPDILGFLSTKKENADEKIRVKTLSLGLVVPDKYYELIKTNKPMYLFSPYSVEKEYGVPFSYVDLTAEYDNMVANSAIKKTQVNARELEQEISRLQQESGYPYILNIDTANKTNPVDGKIIMSNLCSEILQPQEPSKLNNDLSYEQTGTDISCNLGSSNIMNMMKSPDFAKSVNLAVRALTTVTDLSDVLEVPTVSKGNSFYHTIGLGAMGLHTALSLYEIEYGSKESFEFTEAYFIALNYHSLVASNEIAKEREEVFFKFEKSNYADGSYFETYLKSEFVIKNEKVKEIFSAIQLPTVADWENLKDAVIEYGLYHRNRLAVAPNGSISYINETSASLHPITQLIENRQEKTVGSIFYPAPFLSNKTLKYYNSAYDYDQRKIIDVYAVAQKHIDQGMSLTLFMRSKLPEGLYEWKAGASPKLTTRDLNRLRNYAWTKGIKSLYYIRTYTEDDEFIMANTCESCMI, encoded by the coding sequence TTGTTAAATCAAAAAAAACTTATCAAGAGTCCAGAAACATACTTTTATTTAAATAATCTGGTTAATATTCCTGTCAACGGAGAAATCCCTTTGCATAGAGACCAAGAGGCGTTAAAAGCTTATTTTGAAGAAGAAATTATTCCGAATACTTTACTATTTGACTCACTAGAAGAAAAGTTAACATTTATGATTGAAAACAATTATATTGATGTAGCCATTTTAAATCTTTATACGCAAGCTAAAAACAATGAATACGATAATGCATTTATTAAATCTTTATTTAAGAAAATATATGCAGCAAACTTTAAATTTAAAAGCTTTATGGGTGCTTATAAATTTTATTCGCAATATGCATTGAAAACAAATGACAATTTAAAGTACTTAGAGAGATTTGAAGACCGTGTTGCTTTCAATGCTTTATATCTAGGTAATGGAGATAAACAATTAGCCATGCAGCTGGCTGAAGAACTTATTTCACAACGTTACCAGCCAGCTACACCTACTTTTCTAAATGCAGGGAAGAAGAAGAGGGGAGAAATGATTTCTTGTTTCTTGATTGATATTGGTGATTCCATGCTTTCAATTGGACGAGGAGTAAACTCAGCTTTACAGCTTTCTAGAATTGGTGGTGGAGTTGGAGTGAATTTATCCAATATTCGCTCAGCTGGAGATCCGATTAAAGGGATATTAAATGCTTCTTCTGGAGTTCTACCAGTAATGAAATTATTAGAAGACTCCTTTAGTTACAGCAATCAACTTGGCCAACGAAATGGTGCGGGTGTCGTTTATTTAAATGTTTTCCACCCAGATATTTTAGGGTTTCTATCCACCAAGAAAGAAAACGCAGATGAAAAAATACGTGTTAAAACGCTCTCTTTAGGCTTAGTAGTCCCTGATAAATATTATGAATTAATTAAAACAAATAAACCAATGTATCTATTTAGTCCTTATAGTGTTGAGAAAGAATATGGAGTTCCCTTTTCGTATGTAGATTTAACTGCTGAGTATGATAATATGGTCGCCAATTCAGCTATTAAGAAAACTCAGGTTAATGCTAGAGAGTTAGAACAAGAGATTTCACGTTTGCAGCAAGAATCGGGTTATCCTTATATTTTAAATATTGATACAGCTAATAAGACAAATCCTGTTGATGGAAAAATTATTATGAGTAATTTGTGTTCGGAAATTCTCCAACCACAAGAACCTTCAAAGCTAAATAATGACCTATCTTATGAACAAACGGGTACGGATATTAGCTGCAACTTAGGCTCGAGCAATATAATGAATATGATGAAATCTCCCGATTTCGCTAAATCAGTTAATCTGGCTGTTCGTGCTTTAACAACAGTCACAGATTTGAGTGATGTTCTAGAAGTACCAACGGTTAGCAAAGGAAATTCTTTTTATCATACAATTGGATTAGGTGCTATGGGACTCCATACGGCTTTATCTTTATATGAGATTGAATACGGTTCAAAAGAATCATTTGAATTCACAGAGGCTTATTTCATAGCGTTGAATTACCATAGCTTAGTAGCAAGCAATGAAATTGCAAAAGAGCGTGAAGAAGTCTTTTTTAAATTCGAAAAATCTAATTACGCAGATGGATCATATTTTGAGACTTACTTAAAAAGCGAATTTGTTATAAAGAATGAAAAAGTAAAAGAAATTTTTTCTGCTATCCAGTTGCCTACAGTTGCAGATTGGGAAAACCTGAAAGATGCTGTCATAGAGTATGGTTTGTATCATCGTAACCGTTTAGCCGTTGCACCTAATGGTTCAATTTCGTATATAAATGAAACGAGTGCGTCTTTACATCCAATCACTCAGCTAATTGAAAATCGTCAAGAAAAAACTGTTGGTTCAATTTTTTATCCTGCACCTTTTTTATCAAATAAAACACTTAAATACTATAACTCGGCATATGACTATGATCAACGTAAAATTATTGATGTTTATGCTGTTGCCCAAAAACATATCGACCAAGGAATGAGCTTGACGTTGTTTATGCGTTCAAAACTTCCTGAAGGGTTATATGAATGGAAAGCAGGAGCCTCGCCAAAACTAACTACCAGAGACTTGAACCGTCTAAGAAACTATGCTTGGACCAAAGGAATAAAGTCACTTTACTATATCAGGACGTATACTGAAGATGATGAATTTATAATGGCAAATACTTGTGAATCATGCATGATTTAA
- a CDS encoding CadD family cadmium resistance transporter yields the protein MLQSVFSALAVYISTSIDYLFILLIIFSQSHTKKGLRQIYLEQYLGTGLLVAVSLFAAYVLNFIPQDWVIGLLGLIPIYLGIRVAVIGEEEGEEEEVVGKIESRGTNRLFWTVALITIASGGDNLGIYIPYFASLTVSEIVIVLGVFTISVAVLCYIGYKFAKILFISEALEKHERIIVPIIFIGLGLFILEENNTIQTFLNLLN from the coding sequence TTGTTACAAAGTGTTTTTTCAGCATTAGCTGTTTACATTTCTACCAGTATTGATTATTTATTTATCTTGTTAATTATTTTTTCTCAAAGTCATACAAAAAAAGGTCTCCGTCAGATTTATTTGGAGCAATATCTTGGAACTGGTCTTTTAGTAGCCGTAAGTTTATTTGCTGCCTATGTACTGAATTTCATTCCTCAAGATTGGGTTATTGGACTGCTAGGACTGATTCCGATTTATCTAGGTATTCGAGTTGCTGTGATAGGCGAAGAAGAGGGAGAAGAAGAGGAAGTTGTTGGAAAAATAGAGTCTCGAGGAACGAATCGTTTGTTCTGGACAGTTGCCTTAATAACGATTGCTTCTGGTGGAGATAATTTAGGTATTTATATTCCTTACTTTGCCTCTTTAACTGTTTCAGAAATTGTTATTGTTTTAGGAGTATTTACTATTTCCGTTGCAGTTCTTTGCTATATCGGTTATAAGTTTGCAAAAATTTTATTTATCTCCGAGGCATTAGAAAAACATGAGCGAATCATTGTCCCTATCATTTTTATTGGGTTAGGGTTATTTATCTTGGAAGAAAATAATACAATACAAACTTTTTTAAACTTATTAAACTGA
- a CDS encoding Mur ligase family protein, with the protein MNLTDLLKSIEIDSSSHNGLTTELDKIDIKKIAYHSKEVETDTLFVCIKGYETDGHNYAKHAVSQGATVMIVEQYIEDIAILQLKVSDSREALAVLSSNFFGNPSKSMTLFGVTATNGKTTIIGIVEEIFKAYQLKSGLIGTILVKIDKDIEMSQLTTPESYHLQKHFAKMRDRDITHVSMEVSSSALELKRVYYTDFDVVAFMNISPEHIKLHKSFDAYFDAKASLIRNASKTSTAILNFDEPLLIPLEKETKAQVITFGVENKSGTIAVSNIRFLAGIPLFTVTIQKPFSTLSGKRIDTTSFDLEISVPGYHSIYNALTGLIVGLVNDIPLADVQRGIKNFRGVERRFQILYDKEFKVIDDLLLNQNNIDSCMETISHLDYNELHLVHAIRGNNGPEHSIEIAESLAKWFHKIAVTKIILTTASSHVDKKDEVTKEELATFLKVMKQNKIEVTFFEELEEALQFGVEQLSENDSLLISGAHSMDQGAKKTLELVKKIHPIVDHEKINQVLENKFIGKDSSKLAERILKFSLES; encoded by the coding sequence ATGAACCTAACGGACTTATTGAAATCGATAGAAATCGATTCTAGTAGCCACAATGGGCTTACAACAGAATTAGATAAAATTGATATTAAAAAAATTGCTTATCATTCAAAAGAAGTAGAGACAGATACCTTATTTGTCTGTATTAAAGGTTATGAAACAGATGGACATAACTATGCCAAACATGCTGTGAGTCAAGGGGCAACAGTCATGATTGTTGAACAGTATATTGAAGATATAGCTATTCTTCAGCTTAAAGTTTCAGATAGTCGTGAAGCTTTAGCTGTTTTATCGAGTAATTTTTTTGGCAATCCTTCTAAGTCAATGACTCTATTCGGAGTAACGGCTACTAATGGAAAAACGACAATTATAGGTATTGTAGAAGAAATTTTTAAGGCTTATCAATTAAAATCCGGTTTAATAGGAACGATTCTAGTTAAAATCGATAAAGATATTGAAATGAGTCAGCTGACGACACCAGAGTCTTATCATTTACAAAAACATTTTGCAAAAATGAGAGATCGTGACATTACGCATGTTTCAATGGAAGTTTCTTCCTCAGCATTGGAACTTAAACGAGTTTATTATACGGACTTTGATGTCGTAGCTTTTATGAATATCAGTCCAGAGCACATTAAACTGCATAAATCATTTGATGCTTATTTCGATGCTAAAGCCTCATTGATAAGGAACGCTTCCAAAACGAGTACGGCTATTTTAAATTTCGATGAACCACTATTGATCCCTTTAGAAAAAGAAACAAAAGCGCAAGTGATTACTTTTGGAGTTGAGAATAAATCTGGTACGATTGCGGTTTCGAATATTCGGTTTTTGGCCGGTATTCCATTGTTTACAGTGACGATTCAAAAACCGTTTAGTACTCTAAGTGGAAAAAGAATTGACACGACAAGTTTTGATTTAGAGATATCGGTTCCAGGCTATCATTCTATCTATAATGCACTTACAGGACTTATTGTAGGATTGGTCAATGATATACCATTAGCGGATGTTCAACGAGGAATTAAAAATTTTAGAGGTGTAGAGAGACGCTTCCAGATACTTTACGATAAAGAGTTTAAGGTGATAGACGATTTATTGCTGAATCAAAACAACATTGATTCATGTATGGAAACGATCAGTCATTTAGATTATAATGAGCTGCATCTTGTACATGCAATCAGAGGAAATAACGGTCCTGAGCATAGTATAGAAATTGCTGAGTCACTAGCAAAATGGTTTCATAAAATAGCTGTCACTAAAATTATCCTGACGACAGCATCATCACATGTAGATAAAAAAGATGAAGTGACAAAAGAAGAACTAGCTACTTTCTTAAAAGTAATGAAACAAAATAAAATTGAAGTTACTTTTTTTGAAGAGCTCGAAGAGGCTTTGCAATTTGGTGTTGAACAGTTAAGCGAGAATGACAGCCTATTGATTTCAGGAGCACACTCCATGGATCAGGGCGCTAAAAAGACACTAGAATTAGTGAAAAAGATTCATCCTATAGTAGATCATGAAAAAATCAATCAAGTATTAGAAAATAAGTTTATTGGAAAAGATTCTTCAAAATTAGCTGAAAGAATTTTGAAATTTAGTTTGGAAAGTTAA
- a CDS encoding cryptochrome/photolyase family protein: protein MVSVMWFRRDLRLEDNVALKQAFQDSDSLLLLFHVNPKQFLSDNSSNQAAFFKSVAGLRDEVKMKKGTLHILYGDIEECFLKLKKEIPDWSNIYINRDETGYGLERDKLVSTIFKELGVTAHGYYDHHIHAAREIKTNSGTYYKVFTPYYNKWIELEKPGVVKVVFDETKLIKEPLFSKDEDQFNHSLDKQIAIKELQLGNQAAHERLDIFIKQDLNDYNEARDYPLKNATSQLSKHLRAGELSIRTVYDEVSRSNYSSGKETFIKELAWRDFYNMIYATHPDQKDQSINLSFRQVEWENNEQLFDNWKEGMTGFPLVDAAMRQLKETGWMHNRLRMVTASFLTKDLLIDWRWGEKYFQEMLVDYDPASNIGGWQWAASTGTDSVPYFRIFNPTTQSEKFDKNGDFIKYYVPELKNIANLKIHDPSKLSEKEQNEFGVMIGKDYPEPIISHKQRRQLTIKVFEESKKVFEESRKIIVNKEVAKREEF from the coding sequence TTGGTATCTGTTATGTGGTTTAGAAGAGATTTAAGATTAGAAGATAATGTAGCGTTGAAACAGGCTTTTCAAGATTCAGATTCGTTATTGCTGTTGTTTCATGTCAATCCAAAACAATTTTTAAGTGATAACTCATCAAACCAAGCCGCTTTTTTTAAAAGCGTAGCCGGCTTACGTGATGAAGTGAAAATGAAAAAGGGTACTTTGCATATTTTGTATGGAGATATAGAAGAATGTTTTTTAAAATTAAAAAAAGAAATTCCTGATTGGTCAAATATTTATATCAATAGAGATGAGACGGGATACGGTCTTGAACGGGATAAGCTAGTAAGTACTATTTTCAAGGAATTAGGAGTTACGGCTCATGGCTATTATGATCATCATATTCATGCAGCTAGGGAAATAAAGACGAATTCTGGAACGTATTATAAGGTATTTACGCCTTATTATAATAAATGGATTGAACTAGAAAAACCTGGAGTAGTTAAAGTAGTATTTGATGAGACGAAGCTAATTAAAGAGCCACTATTTTCAAAAGATGAAGACCAGTTTAATCATTCTCTCGATAAACAGATTGCTATTAAAGAACTACAGCTAGGCAATCAAGCAGCTCACGAGCGCTTAGATATATTTATTAAACAAGATTTGAATGACTATAACGAGGCGAGAGATTATCCGTTGAAAAATGCAACAAGCCAATTATCTAAACACTTAAGAGCAGGTGAACTATCGATTCGAACTGTTTATGATGAAGTTAGTCGCTCAAATTATTCTTCAGGCAAAGAAACCTTTATTAAAGAGTTGGCTTGGAGAGATTTTTATAATATGATATACGCTACTCACCCTGACCAAAAAGATCAGTCAATTAATCTCTCTTTCCGTCAAGTAGAGTGGGAGAATAACGAGCAACTTTTCGATAATTGGAAAGAAGGAATGACAGGTTTTCCACTAGTCGATGCCGCCATGCGACAGTTAAAAGAAACCGGTTGGATGCATAATCGGTTGCGTATGGTAACCGCGTCTTTTTTAACTAAAGACTTGTTAATTGACTGGAGATGGGGAGAAAAATACTTTCAAGAAATGCTTGTTGATTACGATCCAGCTAGCAATATAGGCGGCTGGCAATGGGCGGCTTCAACAGGGACAGATAGTGTTCCTTATTTCAGGATATTCAATCCAACAACACAGTCAGAGAAGTTTGATAAAAATGGTGATTTTATAAAGTACTATGTTCCTGAGCTAAAAAATATTGCTAATCTAAAGATACACGATCCATCAAAACTTTCTGAAAAAGAACAAAATGAATTTGGAGTAATGATAGGTAAAGACTACCCTGAACCGATTATCTCACATAAACAAAGACGACAATTAACCATCAAAGTATTTGAAGAAAGCAAAAAAGTATTTGAAGAGAGCAGAAAAATAATAGTCAATAAAGAAGTTGCTAAAAGAGAGGAGTTTTAG
- a CDS encoding 2-dehydropantoate 2-reductase, with protein MKIAIAGSGALGCGFGYMMQKNGNNVTLIDFWEDHIKAIQETGLTITVNGKEDNIAIPIGKPSEVKDTFDAVFIFTKSMGLRHMLEEIKHILTEDTKVICLLNGLGHAKTISEYIPEKNIIMGTTVWTGGLDAPGKTHFMGEGPVEIQNADVNEKEGTLQIVKMMSDSGLNGVYSEDVHFTTWRKACVNGTMNALCSLLDCNIKELFETTDIDGLLKGIVSEFSLVAKTEGANLNVEETISYLKATAEKVGAHYPSMHQDLKNKRLTEIDFLNGTVAKEAENKGLEAPYSKLITQLVHAKEDILGIKR; from the coding sequence ATGAAAATAGCAATTGCAGGTTCTGGAGCTTTAGGTTGTGGATTTGGTTACATGATGCAAAAAAATGGAAATAACGTTACGCTGATAGATTTTTGGGAAGATCACATAAAGGCCATTCAAGAAACTGGTTTGACTATAACGGTGAATGGTAAAGAAGATAATATCGCTATTCCAATAGGAAAACCAAGTGAAGTTAAAGATACGTTTGATGCTGTTTTTATTTTCACCAAATCAATGGGTCTACGCCATATGTTAGAAGAAATTAAGCATATCTTAACAGAAGATACTAAAGTTATCTGCTTATTAAATGGATTAGGACACGCTAAAACAATTTCTGAATACATTCCAGAAAAAAATATTATTATGGGGACAACTGTCTGGACTGGTGGGCTAGATGCTCCAGGAAAAACACATTTTATGGGCGAAGGTCCTGTCGAAATTCAAAATGCTGATGTCAACGAAAAAGAAGGTACACTTCAAATAGTTAAAATGATGTCTGATAGTGGATTGAATGGTGTTTATAGTGAGGATGTTCATTTTACAACGTGGAGAAAAGCTTGTGTTAACGGAACGATGAACGCTTTGTGTTCGTTGTTAGATTGCAATATTAAAGAGCTATTCGAAACGACTGATATTGATGGATTACTAAAAGGAATTGTTAGTGAGTTCTCTCTTGTGGCTAAAACTGAAGGAGCTAATTTGAATGTTGAAGAAACAATTAGTTACCTGAAAGCAACAGCAGAAAAAGTTGGCGCACATTATCCTTCTATGCATCAAGATTTGAAAAATAAGCGTTTAACTGAAATTGACTTCTTAAATGGGACTGTAGCAAAAGAAGCAGAAAATAAAGGATTAGAAGCACCTTATAGTAAATTAATTACTCAATTAGTTCATGCTAAAGAAGATATTTTAGGGATCAAACGTTAA
- the nrdI gene encoding class Ib ribonucleoside-diphosphate reductase assembly flavoprotein NrdI has product MTKKIRIIYISLSGNTKYFVENLSNYIETTKGLVVESLNVKDLKGETFSVDEPFVSILPTYLNGGNGIDNGEKEVLTTRLGDFIASNHNFKFCYGIVGSGNRNFNKQFCLSAEQYTKRFHFPLLDVFELRGTQSDIKRIANAIINRQEEFLKSF; this is encoded by the coding sequence ATGACAAAAAAGATAAGAATCATTTATATCAGCTTAAGTGGCAATACCAAATACTTTGTCGAAAATCTAAGCAACTACATAGAAACGACTAAAGGTTTAGTTGTAGAGTCATTAAATGTTAAAGATTTAAAAGGAGAGACGTTTTCAGTTGATGAACCTTTTGTTAGTATATTGCCAACATATTTAAACGGTGGAAATGGGATCGACAATGGAGAAAAAGAAGTCTTAACAACTAGATTAGGAGACTTTATTGCTTCCAATCATAACTTTAAATTTTGTTATGGAATTGTTGGAAGCGGGAATAGAAATTTTAATAAACAATTTTGTTTAAGTGCTGAACAATACACAAAAAGATTTCATTTTCCGCTACTTGATGTATTTGAATTGCGAGGAACACAATCAGATATTAAGAGAATTGCAAATGCGATTATTAATCGCCAAGAAGAATTTCTCAAATCATTTTAA